In Salvelinus alpinus chromosome 30, SLU_Salpinus.1, whole genome shotgun sequence, a single genomic region encodes these proteins:
- the LOC139559774 gene encoding spermatogenesis-associated protein 2-like has translation MDAKLQEDLFRRYVACLERRLEDGGGNAGPGRGTSQRGSEALLSTATALLGAYQPDPGQRFRMVRFYEVVENAMRCLRGCSLRGLERAFLTLETVCTNLLLFPWKKEFRCIKTFTGPYVYHLQAVMCDADLHSLLRSMGYSHDHELQFHVRDHPGGPAHLRQLAFELFLAQAECRLLGEVVALARGSASELEALEQRRGCRDDAAGCAEVLRRRDSLGADMARLSVRPVDIGHPHHLRRGGRPSKSVDVTDGAGHWHAASKPILKASLSLRKEPLFVDAEEDMKDEIIRPSTSTSMFSVAAPPSYSPLADFFPIQSPPSVDAYSSYHLSSLDEIDLYTERGGPGVGGRQTPSRPSSREPWDARDGWALKAHGGFSSLGVKCQGCGLGCSSLASCPRCEMILCPACRDIDPSPCCGLQEYPTPKSPRPMDGYLPVKEKLSVYSNTHSPHPHMHPHPLTLTHQHTHPHPQMVEKPLMATKLFPSKVTNADRASLGGSRCGFCNKPGASHTCVNCSKVSCDSCISLYGKDLCTRKNPQHSFVPNHQLNFKSGTISHLVYR, from the exons ATGGATGCTAAACTGCAAGAGGACCTGTTCCGGAGGTACGTGGCATGCCTGGAGAGGCGGCTGGAGGACGGAGGGGGGAATGCGGGCCCTGGGAGAGGCACCTCACAGAGGGGCAGCGAGGCCCTACTCTCCACGGCCACGGCCCTGCTGGGGGCCTACCAGCCAGACCCTGGCCAGAGGTTCCGCATGGTGCGCTTCTATGAGGTGGTGGAGAATGCCATGCGCTGCCTGAGAGGCTGCAGTCTGCGTGGCCTGGAGAGAGCCTTCCTCACCCTGGAGACGGTCTGCACCAACCTGCTGCTCTTCCCCTGGAAGAAAGAGTTCCGCTGCATCAAG ACCTTCACGGGCCCGTATGTCTACCACCTTCAGGCTGTCATGTGCGACGCCGATCTCCATTCCCTCCTGCGTTCCATGGGCTACTCCCATGACCACGAGCTCCAGTTCCACGTCCGGGACCACCCTGGTGGCCCGGCCCACCTCCGGCAGCTAGCCTTTGAGCTCTTCCTGGCCCAGGCAGAGTGTCGTCTCCTTGGGGAGGTGGTGGCTCTGGCCCGGGGCTCAGCCTCTGAGCTGGAGGCCCTGGAGCAACGGAGGGGCTGCCGGGACGACGCAGCCGGCTGTGCCGAGGTCCTCCGGCGGCGGGACAGCCTCGGGGCTGACATGGCCCGGCTCTCTGTGCGACCAGTGGACATAGGTCACCCTCACCAtctgaggagagggggaaggccGTCCAAGTCAGTGGATGTGACGGATGGAGCTGGGCATTGGCACGCAGCCAGTAAGCCTATCCTGAAAGCCTCTCTGAGCCTGAGGAAGGAACCTCTGTTTGTGGATGCAGAGGAGGACATGAAGGATGAGATCATCAGGCCCAGCACCTCCACATCTATGTTTTCTGTGGCTGCCCCGCCTTCTTACAGCCCCTTGGCTGACTTCTTCCCTATTCAATCACCGCCCTCGGTTGATGCCTACTCCTCCTACCACCTCTCCTCATTGGATGAGATTGATCTGTACACAGAGAGAGGTGGGCCTGGGGTTGGAGGTCGACAGACACCTTCCAGACCTTCATCCAGGGAGCCCTGGGATGCCAGGGATGGCTGGGCGCTCAAAGCCCACGGCGGGTTCTCTTCTCTGGGGGTGAAGTGTCAGGGTTGTGGCCTGGGCTGCTCCAGCCTGGCCTCCTGCCCTAGGTGTGAAATGATCCTGTGCCCGGCCTGTCGCGACATCGACCCCTCCCCCTGTTGTGGCCTGCAGGAGTACCCAACCCCCAAATCACCCCGCCCCATGGATGGCTACCTCCCCGTCAAGGAGAAGCTGTCAGTATACTCCAACACCCACTCTCCTCACCCCCACATGCACCCTCATCCCCTCACCCTCACCCACCAGCacacccacccccacccccagatGGTGGAGAAACCCCTCATGGCCACCAAGCTGTTTCCCAGCAAGGTAACCAATGCTGACCGAGCAAGTCTGGGGGGGTCGCGGTGCGGGTTCTGTAACAAGCCGGGCGCATCTCACACCTGTGTGAACTGCTCCAAGGTATCGTGTGACTCGTGCATAAGCCTGTACGGCAAAGACTTGTGCACACGTAAAAACCCCCAGCACAGCTTTGTCCCCAACCATCAGCTCAACTTTAAGTCTGGAACCATATCACACCTGGTGTACCGATGA